The sequence below is a genomic window from Cobetia sp. cqz5-12.
ACAGGCGTTCATATCCCTCGCGACCGGCCTGCACCAGGGCGGGTACCACGGCGGCATTGGAGATGGCGTGCATGATCTCGTGTGCGGTGAGCACGATGGCGGCGATACCGAAGGACTCCGGCGCGATCATGCGCGCCGCCACCAGGGTCGCGCCCAATCGCGCGATGCGGTGCACCCCTTGCGACATGCCCATCCAGGCCAGATTGCGGATCAGGCGGCCGTTGCCACCGTCTCCGCCACCTGACAGGCGTGTCTTGAGTCGCGTGATCACACCCATCGCCTGGCTCCCTGGCTTGTGGTGCCCTTTGAAGGCATCTGGTCTTGTCAGTCATGCTTTTGAACGGCTGGTGTAGCCACTCTAGCGCAATGTACTGATGAATTGGCGTGATCTGGCGCAGCCTTGTTCCACTATCCCGTGATCGGACTAGGTTGCCGTGTCGTTGCTGGCGGTATCGGCGGAGGCGGGCGCTGCCCTTGAAAGCGGCTTCTCCACATCTACCGGCCCCATGTTGTGGATATGCCCTTCGCTGGCGGGCAGGCCTGCCAGCTGGTGCGCCTTGCCGATCAGGATCAGTCCCGGCCAGATCAGGTAGGCAAGGATTTCCAGATTCTCACCGAAGGAGTAAACGAACAGCAGGCCGACCATGATCAAGCCCAGCTGCACGACAGGGCGGCCGACCACGAATCGCAGCAGATGCAGCAGGCTGACCAGCATCGGGATCAACAGCGCGAACAGGCCGAAGATGCCCTTGACGAACAGGAGCCCATACCAGCTGTGGTGTGAGCCGATCGGCATGTACTCCACCAGGTGTGGGCCGCGCTCGACGATGCCGTGGCCGAACCAGGGTGCCTCGTTGCGCCAGCGATCCACCGCGATGCGCCCCAGTGCGGCCCGCACGCGGGTCGAGTCCGCTCGCGAGCCCTTGAAGGCGGCGATGAAGTTGTCGATGGCTTCCAGAATCGGTGCGCCGAGAAAGCCGGCGATCAAGCTCGCGCCGGAGAAGCTGAACCACAGCCACGGCTTGTGCAGGCGCTTGAGCAGGAACATCCCGGCGCTGATCAATACCAGTGACACCAGCGCCATGCGCGAGCCGGACATCAGGATCATCAGCACGCTGCCGCCGATGCCGATCGCCTTCCAGAAGGGATGTTTCTCGAGCAGGGCGCAGGCGAAATAGATGCTGGCGACAAAGCCCACCGCCGGCGCCCAGGGCGTGAACAGTCGCCAGCGCGGCATGCCGCTGCCGGGGTCGATTTCATAGAGCGAAACGGCGAAGAATT
It includes:
- a CDS encoding O-antigen ligase family protein, with product MFSLKAGPEADVRPETPEERIIWFSITATYLFYLIGGLYVLAPVLAWSLVMRAAWLHLKGRQRFPRLPWPLWVWIIGMIVMEFSLLAGHLIENLGTGKLIKSSIGWAKGWALLAVFPIIGCLAIRPAVIIRAAMHVCLHTMLLLPVFVGAWLAGLPQVPFVSPLQAIGGPGPEFFAVSLYEIDPGSGMPRWRLFTPWAPAVGFVASIYFACALLEKHPFWKAIGIGGSVLMILMSGSRMALVSLVLISAGMFLLKRLHKPWLWFSFSGASLIAGFLGAPILEAIDNFIAAFKGSRADSTRVRAALGRIAVDRWRNEAPWFGHGIVERGPHLVEYMPIGSHHSWYGLLFVKGIFGLFALLIPMLVSLLHLLRFVVGRPVVQLGLIMVGLLFVYSFGENLEILAYLIWPGLILIGKAHQLAGLPASEGHIHNMGPVDVEKPLSRAAPASADTASNDTAT